CTTACGGCGATCTAACTGGCGTAACTGATTGTTATCACTGTCTTTCGGTTTAAACTGCCACGGTGAATAGTAGGCCGTAATCGACAGCTTATCCGCATCATCATTCCACAGATAGTAGCCGCCACCGATGCCACGAAACCAGAAATCATCGCCTTCATAGGTGATCACCGGAATCGGCAGTACATCCCTGTCATACTGTTTGTACGGCGTTTCCACGACGCCGACACCAGCGCCCAGGGAAAAGGTATTTTCTGCATTCGCCGCAAAAGCGGAACCTGCAGTCAGCACACCCAGTGCCAGGAGTTTGAGTTTGGTCACAGTCCTTTCTTTCCTGTAGTCAAATAATTGGCGCAAGAAGTTTAACCGCCCACGACATCCTACCCAAATTTTTTTACCTGAGCATTACAAAAAAGACGCTAACTGTTCATAACGCCTCGCCTGGCATATCCGGTGTGACAAAACGCTGCTGCCCCCGGCTCAGCAAAACTGCGGTGAGCCGTTTCTGGAATTACTGGCGATAAATGACGCGCTGTACATACTGTTACACGGCAATACTCATCATTCCCCTGCGGCTGGTATATAGTGTCGCGGAAACAAAGTTTCCTTTGTCTGTGACCTTAAAAAAACAACAATTTTGAAACATAAGAACATCAAGTAATTTCACGTTTATAATGAAAATCAAAAATACTTTTTGCCTACATATCCTGATGGCACTTCTTGCCGTCCTGTTCCTTTGTATTCATCCACTGATGAACAGTTATGCCCCGCCGCTTAAATTCCAGCCGCTGATCGAATCTATGGACGGAACGACAAAAGAACAGGCGGAAAAAATAGCGACTATTTCCCATGCATTACAGGGCAATGCGATTTTTTTCATTGGTGCATCGGAGGTAGCCACCTCTGAAGATGAGCCTTACGCTGTATATAATTATCTGAACAATGATTTACATCGTAATGTAGTTGCATTTGGCGACAGTTTTGATGACAGCATCACCCATTTTCTTTTGCTGTCACGCTTTAAAGATTCCCTTAACGCAAACAGTAAAGTGGTTTTACTACTGGCCCCCGACAGCTTTTATTCTACTGGTGTGCCTCCCACTATTTTCGCTAACAATTTCCCGGCGCCCGTATTTAATCCATTAATGCAGGATGAACAGACTCGCCCATTTTTGGTCAATTACTTGCGCAAAATAGATAAAAAGGAAACCAGCCATTTAACGTTTGCACAAATGAAAATCTCTGGCTGGGACCTGGACAATATCTGGCAAGAAGTCAGTTATGAGTTTGACAATTTTTGCACGCTGATAAAAAACGACTGGCTGGCGATGCTGCATATTGTCCCTTCACCTGCGCGGCCCTGGCCGGTGCAACCTGCCGTTGCCATCACACCGGATTGGGATCGCGAACTGGCTCATGCCCGCAAACTGAACGAAGCGCGTCAGGAAAGCGCCGATACCTTGTGGATGGATAAAACTGTCTATGAACCGGGCGAAAAACCGGAAGTGTGGGACGACTCGCCCGTTGAACCCGAACAAATGAAAGCGTTTCGCGCCATGATCCAGTTGCTGAAAGAACACCACGTCCAGGTGGTAGTCATTATCGATGCGATTAACCGGCGCGCGGTGCAAAACCCCGAACTCGTACAGCCTGCAGTAATACAGACGACGGCCATTCTGAAAGAAAATCAGATCCCGTATCTTGATATGTATTCAATGCCCTATCAGAACGGCTGGAACTGGGATCGCCTGCATCCTACCGACCTCGCATGGGTTCCGATGGACCGCTTTATTGTTGAGAGTTTTAAATGATGAAATACGCTATTCGCCTGTTTTTCCTTTACCTCTTACTGGCGGTCACCATTATCGCGTGGTCCTCTGTTGATGAAAGCATGAATTTAAAAGTGCACTTTGAATATCAAAAGTTCTAAGGAATGAATGATGTACAGCTCCGGAACCTTTTTCTTCTTTCTCTTTTCTTCGGCGTTGCTGTTTGCGCTGGTTAACCGGGTGTTGCGTTACCGGTTAACTTATTTATCCGCTTTTTCCGTGCTGGCGGCATTCGGCTGGGGATATATATTTCAGGGTGATTACATTGTCCCTGTTGCGGTATTCCTCAGTTTTTATGTTCTCGTGACCTTAAAAGAGAAAGGCTGGTTAAAAACCTGGCAAGCGGTAAGTTTAACCCTGCTGCCTTTGTTCGCGGTGAAATTACATTTAAATAATCACTGGGGAATGATTGGCTTATCTTTTATGACCTTCCGCGCCATTGATGTCCTGCTCTACCGCAACAAAAAAGATGGCAACAATGTTTTACATTATTTCTGTTACCTGTTTATGCCGTTTATTATTCTGGCCGGTCCGATGTATCGCTGGCGAACATGGATCACAGATATTAATAAACCGCTATTTACGTTGACACGTGAGCAATTTCTCGTTGCCGCAGAACGCATTTTTACCGGCATTATCCAGAAATTCTTATTTGCCATGCTGATCGATAACCTGGTCATTCAGTCGTGGAGCCATCGTCCGTTTACCTTAAGTGTTGGCATTGTTATGTCGCTGGCCTATAGCGCCTATCTCTATTTTGATTTTGCCGGTTACAGCAATATGGCAATCGGCGCCGCACGTTTGTTTGGTCTTAATATTCCGGCAAATTTCAATATGCCCATTCTGGCGAAAAATCCACAGGATTTCTGGCGCCGTTTCCATATCAGTCTGTCTGAATGGTTACGCGATGTGGTCTTTATGCCGATTTATATGAATTTAATGAAGCTCGACTTTTTCCGTCAGAACAAAACGCTGGCGCAGAATATTGGTATTTTCTGCACGCTGTTTTGTATGGGGGCATGGAACGGGCTCGAACGGCACTATGTCATTAGCGGCGCTCTGTTTGGCGCCATTTCAGTTGCACACAACATGTTGCAATGGTCAGCGAAGCGCAGCCCGGCACTGAACCGTTGGTTGCAATACCCCGTGATGCTCTTTTTGGGACGCCTGTTAACGCTCGCAAGCGCTGCGGTATCCCTTTACATTTTTAGCGGAATGTCTCCCCTATGAATCTTCACTCTGATCTCCAGGCGCTCCAGGATTTCCTGCGTGCAGCATTACTCGATCCTGCTCGTCCGCATCAGTTAGCGATCAGCGGCAGCGATGAAACATTAACCTGGCAACAACTCTCTGTGGCGGTAACAGAGTGGTTACAGCGCTATCAGCGTTGCCAGCCACCGGCAGGAACGCCAGTGGTGTTATATGGCCACCAGCAGGCGGAATTCGCGGTGGCAATCTATAGCTGCCTGCTCCATAACATTCCCTATATTCCGGTAGACTGCATTTACCCCCAGGAAAGGCTGAAGGAGATTTGCCACCTCGCCAGCGCGCCGTACTACTACGACGTAGCGACCCGGCAGTTTGTGCCAACCGGTGAAGTCGGCCAGCCGCTGGCAGAACCGGATCTCGCCTATATCATGTTTACTTCTGGTAGTACTGGTAAACCGAAGGGCGTGCAGATCGGGCGGGAAAGCGTGTGGCATTTTATGCAGTGGGTGAGCCAGGATTTCGCGTTGCCGCAAGTGCCGGTGCTGATGAACCACGCACTGTTCAGTTTCGATCTCTCGTTGATTCCATTGCTGGCGAATCTGGCAACAGGCGGCCACATTGTGCTGAATGCCAAAGAGGATATCGCGGCGGAAGACTGGCTCACCCGGCTGAAAAATAATGCTGTCTCAGTCTGGGTTTCCACCCCCTCTTTCGCCTACCAGAAATTGCTCTCGCCGCAGTTCAATAGCGACTTTTTACCGACGCTTGGCGTGTTTATATTTATCGGCGAGGTGCTCAACAAAGCACTGGTTAAACAGCTGCGCCGCCGTTTTCCGCACGCCAAAATCCTCAACTCCTATGGTCCGACCGAAGCGACTATCGCCACCACCGTGGTTGAAATCACCGATGAGATAGTGAACCGCGAGAACGACCTGCTGCCGATCGGCACCATGATGCCGGAATCCAGAATGGAGATTACTGCAGAGGGTGAGCTGATAATCTGGGGCAAAAACGTGATGCGCGGCTATCTCGGCCTGCCGCAGGAGAATGCAGAAAAATTGCTGCGCCGGGAAGGCGAAGCATGGCGCGGCTATAAAACGGGCGATCTCGGCTATGAAGATGGGCTTCTTTACTGCCAGGGACGTAATGACAGCCAGATCAAACTCAACGGCTACCGCATTGAAATCAACGAGATTGAAAACCGCCTGCTGGCGATGTCCGGCATTCGTGAGGCGGTCGTATTGCCGTTGATGAAAACGGGCGGCGGCGTGCTGCGTATCGCGGCGTTCTGCGTAACAAAACTGGCACCTGACGCTATCAAACATTCACTTTCACAGGTGGTGCCATCATACATGGTGCCGTCGCAAATCATTATCCAGGACGCTTTGCCGTTGAACCCTAACGGTAAAATCGACCGTAAACTGCTGGACAGCCACGCCCGCAGCAACTGATTACACAGGAAAAGACAATGGAACAAGAAATTCTCGCGCTGTTTGAAAAGATTCTGTCCCGCAAGGTGGGCTTTCATGATGAGCTGATCGAGTCCGATATTCTCGACTCCATTCTCGCGGTAGATATGGTTCTGGAAGTGCAGGACGTTTACGGCTGCATGATCCCGCCGACGGAAGTCGCCACCGTGCTGAAAACGCCCGCCGATTTAGCACGTTACGTTGAAGAGCACCGCGGCTAATCACACGGGCTTTATGATATTCAAAGGCTCCAGGCATTATCGCCAGGAGCTTTTTTTCGTCTTAACAACGAAAAAACGCCCCTCTGTCATCATCGTTTCACACTGCTCACGTAGTTAATATTGTCGCTCATCTTTGTACTGAGACGAAGTGACCATGACGGCGTCACTTTTTCTATACTTGCGATTCCGCACATCCTGTAAAAATTTACCAACATTCGCCCGGTGCGAAATGTTGGCATTTTCCAACGCAAAAACCCGCTATCAATCATAAAAAATCTGTATAAATCAAATTAGACAGATATTTAATCTAAATAATGAGTAAAAAACACCCTCCTGCCATCAGAATCGTCTCCAGCGATAACTTGATCAAAGACGGATACACGCTCATAACAGATAGGACGGAGCAGATTTTTTATCCCGTTGGTTTGCGACGCTAAAAGTGGAAAAACTGATAGCTGTAATGTTCCCACAGATTAAGAAAGGACGGCATGCCATGAATATATTCGATCACTATCGCCAGCGTTATGAAGCTGCCAAGGACGAAGAGTTCACTTTGCAGGAGTTTCTTGCTATCTGTAAGCAAGATCGTAGTGCCTATGCTAACGCCGCTGAAAGGCTGCTGATGGCTATAGGTGAACCTGTGATGGTAGACACCGCCCAGGAGCCACGGCTTTCCCGTCTCTTTTCGAACCGGGTCATTGGACGCTACCCGGCATTTGAAGAATTCTATGGCATGGAAGAGGCAATAGAACAGATTGTCTCGTACCTCAAACATGCCGCTCAGGGTCTGGAAGAGAAGAAGCAGATTCTCTATTTACTCGGTCCGGTGGGCGGCGGGAAATCGTCGCTGGCTGAACGGCTGAAATCCTTAATGCAACGGGTGCCGATTTACGTGCTGAGCGCCAATGGCGAACGCAGCCCGGTAAACGACCATCCTTTGTGCCTGTTTAACCCGCAGGAAGATGCGCAGATCCTTGAGAAAGAGTACAACGTTCCGCGTCGCTATCTCGGCACCATCATGTCGCCGTGGGCCGCCAAACGTCTGCACGAATTCGGCGGCGACATCAGCAAATTCCGTGTGGTCAAAGTATGGCCGTCGATTCTGGAACAGATCGCCATCGCCAAAACTGAACCGGGTGATGAAAACAACCAGGACATCTCCGCGCTGGTGGGTAAAGTGGATATCCGCAAGCTGGAAAACCACGCGCAAAACGATCCGGATGCTTACGGTTATTCCGGCGCGCTGTGCCGGGCAAACCAGGGGGTCATGGAATTCGTCGAAATGTTCAAAGCACCGATCAAGGTGCTGCACCCACTGCTGACCGCCACGCAGGAGGGGAACTATAACGGTACGGAAGGCATATCCGCCCTGCCGTTTAACGGCATTATCCTCGCCCACTCGAACGAATCGGAATGGGTGCAGTTCCGTAACAACAAAAACAACGAAGCATTTCTTGACCGTGTTTACATCGTCAAGGTGCCTTATTGCCTGCGCATCTCGGAAGAGATGAAAATTTACGAAAAACTGCTCAATCACAGTGAGCTGTCCCATGCGCCATGCGCGCCGGGCACGCTGGAAACACTGGCGCGTTTCTCGATCCTGTCGCGTCTGAAAGAGCCGGAAAACTCGAGCATCTACTCGAAAATGCGGGTCTACGATGGTGAAAGCCTGAAAGATACCGATCCGAAAGCCAAATCATACCAGGAGTATCGCGACTACGCCGGGGTCGATGAAGGGATGAACGGTCTGTCGACGCGTTTCGCCTTTAAGATCCTCTCCCGCGTGTTTAACTTCGATCATGTGGAAGTGGCGGCCAACCCGGTGCATCTGTTCTACGTACTGGAGCAGCAAATTGAGCGCGAGCAGTTCCCGCAAGAGCTGGCCGAGCGTTACCTGGAGTTCCTGAAAGGCTATCTGATCCCGAAATATGCCGAGTTTATCGGCAAAGAGATCCAGACGGCGTACCTGGAATCCTACTCCGAATATGGGCAGAACATTTTCGACCGTTATGTCACTTATGCGGATTTCTGGATCCAGGATCAGGAGTATCGCGACCCGGATACCGGCCAGTTGTTTGACCGTGAATCCCTGAACGCGGAACTGGAAAAAATCGAGAAACCGGCAGGGATCAGCAACCCGAAAGATTTCCGTAACGAAATCGTCAATTTTGTGCTGCGCGCCCGCGCCAACAACAATGGCCGCAACCCGAACTGGACCAGTTACGAAAAACTGCGCACGGTCATCGAGAAGAAAATGTTCTCGAATACCGAAGAGCTTTTGCCGGTCATTTCGTTTAATGCCAAAACCTCAACCGACGAGCAGAAAAAGCATGACGACTTTGTCGATCGTATGATGGAAAAAGGCTACACCCGCAAGCAGGTTCGCCTGCTCTGCGAATGGTATCTGCGTGTTCGTAAATCATCATAACAACGATCGGGCCGCGCCCTGCGCGCGGCCTGTTGCAAAGTTGGCATTCGCAGCGGGAGGCACTAATGACCTGGTTCATTGACCGACGTCTGAACGGCAAAAACAAAAGCACGGTTAACCGCCAGCGATTTTTACGCCGTTATAAAGCACAAATAAAACAGTCGATTTCCGAAGCCATTAACAAACGCTCGGTGACCGACGTGGAGAACGGCGAGTCTGTCTCCATCCCAACGGAAGATATCAGCGAACCGATGTTTCATCAGGGGCGCGGCGGCTTACGTCATCGCGTGCATCCGGGAAACGATCATTTTGTGCAAAACGACCGTATCGAACGCCCGCAAGGCGGCGGTGGCGGTTCCGGTAGCGGCCAGGGTGAAGCCAGCCCTGACGGCGAAGGCCAGGATGAATTCGTCTTCCAGATCTCCAAAGATGAGTATCTCGATCTGCTGTTTGAGGATCTGGCGCTGCCGAACCTGAAACAAAACCAGCAACGGCAGCTTAATGAATTTAAAACGCACCGCGCTGGCTACACCTCCAACGGTGTACCGGCGAATATCAGCGTCGTGCGATCGCTGCAAAATTCGCTCGCCCGTCGAACCGCGATGACTGCCGGTAAACGCCGTGAATTGCGCGAACTGGAAAATAGTCTCGAAACGGTGGAGAAAAGCGAACCGGCACAGTTACTTGAAGAGGAGCGTTTACGTAAAGAGATTGCGGAGCTGCGCGCAAAAATCGAGCGTGTGCCGTTTATCGACACCTTTGATTTACGGTACAAAAACTACGAAAAACGCCCGGAACCTTCCAGTCAGGCGGTGATGTTTTGCCTGATGGACGTCTCCGGCTCGATGGATCAGGCCACCAAAGATATGGCCAAACGTTTTTACATCCTGCTCTATCTGTTCCTGAGCCGGACCTATAAAAACGTCGAAGTGGTCTATATCCGCCATCATACGCAGGCAAAAGAAGTGGATGAGCATGAGTTCTTCTACTCGCAGGAAACGGGCGGCACTATCGTTTCCAGCGCCCTGAAACTGATGGATGAAGTGGTCAAAGAGCGTTACGACCCGGCACAGTGGAACATCTATGCTGCGCAGGCGTCGGACGGCGATAACTGGGCGGACGACTCACCGCTGTGTCACGAAATCCTGGCGAAGAAAATCCTGCCAGTGGTGCGTTACTACAGCTACATTGAGATCACCCGCCGGGCGCACCAGACGCTGTGGCGCGAGTACGAACATCTGCAAACGATGTTCGATAACTTCGCCATCCAGCATATCCGCGATCAGGAAGATATCTACCCGGTATTTCGTGAACTGTTTCACAAGCAAACGGCAACATCAGGGAATTAACCACACATATCAGCCAGTCAGGCCCGCCCGGCTGGCTGATTCTCCTCAGGCGCGTTCTTTCCCGCAAACCCTTCTGATTCCGCTTGCGCGGAGCTAATCCACGAATTGCCCTACAAAAGCGCGGCTATTTCACCCCTTGTGAGCAAAGAAATGTGGCACATTTTACGCACGACAAATCGTGGCGTTCTCTTTCGTCGCGAAAGACAAATTGACAGGAACCGTGCGCATGATCGACCTTGAGGACTTAAAAGTATTTGTACAGAACCCTGAAATAAAAGGGATTATTGATACCGTCTGGGACGATCTGGGAGAAGCCTTCGTGCAAGCACAGGCCATCCTGCCCGCTGAAAAAGCGATGCCGCGCCGGGAACTCTCTTTTCACGACCACGTTAAGCTGCTCGGTTATCTCTGCTGGTTAGTGAATAATGCCAACGCCGCTGGCGATATTATTGAAATCGGCGTCTGGAAAGGCAAATCCAGCGCCTTTATGAACGCCCTCTGCCAGGGTAACCGCCGCATTATCAGCATCGACCCGATGGAATTGACGAACCAGCCTCTGGAACTGGGTTTCTACCACGAGCATATTTTCCCGGAAGTCACGCTGATACGCGGCTATTCGCAGCACAGTATTGAACGGGTAATGGCGCTGGCGCCGAAAACCATTCTGCTGCATATTGACGGCGGCCACCTGAAAGAGCACGTTCTTACCGATTTCCTGCTGTATGCGCCAACCGTGGTTAGCGGTGGATTTATTGTCTTCGATGATTATCGCGACTTCATCTACTCTCCGGAAGTCGGACCCGCAGTTGACCTGCTGCGCGCAGGCGGCTTCTTTAACGGATTCGACGTTATTGGTAGCGTTCCGGGCTTTGAAAACAGCTACCTTTTGCAAAAAAAATAAACAGTACACACAAAGCGTTGTTTGTAGTGCTTGTATTTTTTCGCCGCCCTTCAGGGCGGCTTTTTTATTCTCATCGTCCGGCGGGTGGATTATGCTTTCACTCTTACTGTTTGTTATTGGGAGAGATCATGTCTGAGATTGCCAGCCGCGACGTCCATCAACATCTGTTGACCCTGCTGGAACAGCAGCAAGCACGTTTTCAGGTAGTCGAGCACGACGCCGTCGGTAAATGCGAAGCGGTCAGTGAAATTCGCGGCACCGCCCTGGGTCAGGGCGCTAAAGCGCTGGTGTGCAAAATTAAAGGTAACGGTGTGAAAAAGCATGTGCTGGCGATCCTGGCCGCCGACCTGCAAGCCGATCTCAGCCGTCTGGCGCACCATTTTGGTGGTCTGAAAGCCTCGCTGGCCAGTCCGCTGGAGGTGGAGCAGCTCACCGCCTGCGTCTTCGGCGCGATTCCGCCGTTTAGCTTTCATCCGGATCTGCATCTGGTGGCCGACCCGGTGCTGTTTCAGCGCTTTGACGATATCGCCTTCAACGCCGGTCTGCTGGAAAAATCAGTGATTATGGATACACAAGATTACCTGCGCATTGCGCAGCCGGAAATTGTCGATTTCCGCCGTCTGTCCGCGTAATGGGCCGGTTACCACTCCGAGCGTTCCAGTATTAACACGCAGATCACCAGCCCAACGGCCAGCGTCGTAAACAGTGTGGTAAGAATATAGATATCTGATGGCATGATGGCGGCTCGCAATTGCCTGAAATTTCACCGGGCGATGCGCTATTGATAAGCGCCGAACATGACTGATTCATGACAGATTGCCAGAACTTGCGTAAAAAATGTTCTGGCAACTGCCCGAAATTAGCCGTACGAAAGAAAAAAGCCTGCCTCATCATCCATTTATGCGTAGAGTGAACAGGCTTCTTTTTTTGGCAAGGAACCTCTG
Above is a genomic segment from Kosakonia radicincitans DSM 16656 containing:
- a CDS encoding D-alanyl-lipoteichoic acid biosynthesis protein DltD, with product MKIKNTFCLHILMALLAVLFLCIHPLMNSYAPPLKFQPLIESMDGTTKEQAEKIATISHALQGNAIFFIGASEVATSEDEPYAVYNYLNNDLHRNVVAFGDSFDDSITHFLLLSRFKDSLNANSKVVLLLAPDSFYSTGVPPTIFANNFPAPVFNPLMQDEQTRPFLVNYLRKIDKKETSHLTFAQMKISGWDLDNIWQEVSYEFDNFCTLIKNDWLAMLHIVPSPARPWPVQPAVAITPDWDRELAHARKLNEARQESADTLWMDKTVYEPGEKPEVWDDSPVEPEQMKAFRAMIQLLKEHHVQVVVIIDAINRRAVQNPELVQPAVIQTTAILKENQIPYLDMYSMPYQNGWNWDRLHPTDLAWVPMDRFIVESFK
- a CDS encoding MBOAT family O-acyltransferase, which codes for MYSSGTFFFFLFSSALLFALVNRVLRYRLTYLSAFSVLAAFGWGYIFQGDYIVPVAVFLSFYVLVTLKEKGWLKTWQAVSLTLLPLFAVKLHLNNHWGMIGLSFMTFRAIDVLLYRNKKDGNNVLHYFCYLFMPFIILAGPMYRWRTWITDINKPLFTLTREQFLVAAERIFTGIIQKFLFAMLIDNLVIQSWSHRPFTLSVGIVMSLAYSAYLYFDFAGYSNMAIGAARLFGLNIPANFNMPILAKNPQDFWRRFHISLSEWLRDVVFMPIYMNLMKLDFFRQNKTLAQNIGIFCTLFCMGAWNGLERHYVISGALFGAISVAHNMLQWSAKRSPALNRWLQYPVMLFLGRLLTLASAAVSLYIFSGMSPL
- a CDS encoding AMP-binding protein; protein product: MNLHSDLQALQDFLRAALLDPARPHQLAISGSDETLTWQQLSVAVTEWLQRYQRCQPPAGTPVVLYGHQQAEFAVAIYSCLLHNIPYIPVDCIYPQERLKEICHLASAPYYYDVATRQFVPTGEVGQPLAEPDLAYIMFTSGSTGKPKGVQIGRESVWHFMQWVSQDFALPQVPVLMNHALFSFDLSLIPLLANLATGGHIVLNAKEDIAAEDWLTRLKNNAVSVWVSTPSFAYQKLLSPQFNSDFLPTLGVFIFIGEVLNKALVKQLRRRFPHAKILNSYGPTEATIATTVVEITDEIVNRENDLLPIGTMMPESRMEITAEGELIIWGKNVMRGYLGLPQENAEKLLRREGEAWRGYKTGDLGYEDGLLYCQGRNDSQIKLNGYRIEINEIENRLLAMSGIREAVVLPLMKTGGGVLRIAAFCVTKLAPDAIKHSLSQVVPSYMVPSQIIIQDALPLNPNGKIDRKLLDSHARSN
- a CDS encoding acyl carrier protein, whose translation is MEQEILALFEKILSRKVGFHDELIESDILDSILAVDMVLEVQDVYGCMIPPTEVATVLKTPADLARYVEEHRG
- the yeaG gene encoding protein kinase YeaG: MNIFDHYRQRYEAAKDEEFTLQEFLAICKQDRSAYANAAERLLMAIGEPVMVDTAQEPRLSRLFSNRVIGRYPAFEEFYGMEEAIEQIVSYLKHAAQGLEEKKQILYLLGPVGGGKSSLAERLKSLMQRVPIYVLSANGERSPVNDHPLCLFNPQEDAQILEKEYNVPRRYLGTIMSPWAAKRLHEFGGDISKFRVVKVWPSILEQIAIAKTEPGDENNQDISALVGKVDIRKLENHAQNDPDAYGYSGALCRANQGVMEFVEMFKAPIKVLHPLLTATQEGNYNGTEGISALPFNGIILAHSNESEWVQFRNNKNNEAFLDRVYIVKVPYCLRISEEMKIYEKLLNHSELSHAPCAPGTLETLARFSILSRLKEPENSSIYSKMRVYDGESLKDTDPKAKSYQEYRDYAGVDEGMNGLSTRFAFKILSRVFNFDHVEVAANPVHLFYVLEQQIEREQFPQELAERYLEFLKGYLIPKYAEFIGKEIQTAYLESYSEYGQNIFDRYVTYADFWIQDQEYRDPDTGQLFDRESLNAELEKIEKPAGISNPKDFRNEIVNFVLRARANNNGRNPNWTSYEKLRTVIEKKMFSNTEELLPVISFNAKTSTDEQKKHDDFVDRMMEKGYTRKQVRLLCEWYLRVRKSS
- a CDS encoding YeaH/YhbH family protein, whose protein sequence is MTWFIDRRLNGKNKSTVNRQRFLRRYKAQIKQSISEAINKRSVTDVENGESVSIPTEDISEPMFHQGRGGLRHRVHPGNDHFVQNDRIERPQGGGGGSGSGQGEASPDGEGQDEFVFQISKDEYLDLLFEDLALPNLKQNQQRQLNEFKTHRAGYTSNGVPANISVVRSLQNSLARRTAMTAGKRRELRELENSLETVEKSEPAQLLEEERLRKEIAELRAKIERVPFIDTFDLRYKNYEKRPEPSSQAVMFCLMDVSGSMDQATKDMAKRFYILLYLFLSRTYKNVEVVYIRHHTQAKEVDEHEFFYSQETGGTIVSSALKLMDEVVKERYDPAQWNIYAAQASDGDNWADDSPLCHEILAKKILPVVRYYSYIEITRRAHQTLWREYEHLQTMFDNFAIQHIRDQEDIYPVFRELFHKQTATSGN
- a CDS encoding class I SAM-dependent methyltransferase is translated as MIDLEDLKVFVQNPEIKGIIDTVWDDLGEAFVQAQAILPAEKAMPRRELSFHDHVKLLGYLCWLVNNANAAGDIIEIGVWKGKSSAFMNALCQGNRRIISIDPMELTNQPLELGFYHEHIFPEVTLIRGYSQHSIERVMALAPKTILLHIDGGHLKEHVLTDFLLYAPTVVSGGFIVFDDYRDFIYSPEVGPAVDLLRAGGFFNGFDVIGSVPGFENSYLLQKK
- a CDS encoding YbaK/prolyl-tRNA synthetase associated domain-containing protein, whose amino-acid sequence is MSEIASRDVHQHLLTLLEQQQARFQVVEHDAVGKCEAVSEIRGTALGQGAKALVCKIKGNGVKKHVLAILAADLQADLSRLAHHFGGLKASLASPLEVEQLTACVFGAIPPFSFHPDLHLVADPVLFQRFDDIAFNAGLLEKSVIMDTQDYLRIAQPEIVDFRRLSA